A genomic region of Raphanus sativus cultivar WK10039 chromosome 6, ASM80110v3, whole genome shotgun sequence contains the following coding sequences:
- the LOC108813155 gene encoding hydrophobic protein RCI2B, whose amino-acid sequence MSTATFVEILLAILLPPLGVFLKFGLKVEFWICLILTLFGYLPGILYALYIITKD is encoded by the exons ATGAGTACAGCCACTTTCGTAGAGATCCTTCTGGCTATCCTCTTGCCTCCTCTCGGCGTCTTTCTCAAATTTGGCTTAAAG GTTGAGTTTTGGATATGTTTGATCTTGACGCTGTTTGGTTATCTTCCCGGGATCCTTTACGCTCTTTATATCATCACCAAGGACTGA
- the LOC108813156 gene encoding hydrophobic protein RCI2B: MGTATFIDILLAILLPPLGVFLRYGCEVEFWICLVLTLFGYLPGILYALYVLTK; encoded by the exons ATGGGAACAGCTACTTTCATAGATATTCTTCTCGCTATCCTCTTGCCTCCTCTTGGTGTCTTTCTTAGATATGGTTGCGAg GTTGAATTTTGGATATGTTTGGTTTTGACGCTTTTTGGGTATCTTCCTGGGATCCTCTACGCCCTTTATGTCCTCACCAAATAA
- the LOC130496800 gene encoding uncharacterized protein LOC130496800, producing the protein MDSVVWRELGVHWSKNEVRATSSTNSTNRKSDRKGKGMYVHNLGAQSLASLGDRLAEENEGEPVDHLRLIKTAYTNKKTGEIDDGVVRDVVTLIDSQMEQEVSQLQTEDDDSTGSTGLPRVRINQIVEAVSSFFKVQSIFYII; encoded by the exons ATGGACTCCGTCGTCTGGCGGGAGTTGGGTGtgcattggagtaagaacgaagtgagagcaacttcttccaccaactccaccaaccgcaagagcgaccgtaaggggaagggcatgtacgtccataacttgggtgctcaatctttagccagtctgggggatcgcttg gcggaagaaaatgagggggagccggttgatcatctccgcctaataaagacggcgtataccaacaagaagaccggcgagattgatgatggtgttgtgagagatgtggtcaccctcatcgacagtcagatggaacaggaagtgtctcagcttcaaaccgaggatgacgattcgacgggatcgaccggcttgcctcgggttcggatcaaccaaatcgtagaagcggtaagttcattttttaaagttcaatccattttttatattatttaa
- the LOC108813153 gene encoding agamous-like MADS-box protein AGL80, with protein MTGKKLNLAYISNDSVRKRTLNKRKKGLLKKLDELKILCDVDMCAVIYSPYNSTPEVWPSNSEVHKVMEKFEKVPEEERTKRLVNHEEYLIQAITKVKSKIQRLTEDNNDKLMKELMFARLNEDMGDLAIDDSNRGILCEFIDGYLRKVYHHRNVALKDLHLETGESSSMAMAMDMPPIAMAEAGSSSFFNSPQQTNEFQPLVTLNYGPEHISSHGSQSLNVPTFNFSQQTNEVQPTISSNQGVEHVHYLGKNFMSAPIFNSPRLTNELQPLVTSNQGLEHNSSHGSQFLNVPTFKFSQQTNEVQPTISSNQGLEHVYSLGNNFMNAPIFNPPQQTNEIQQPIISSNQEANHVESLASDLFPFSNHGVNTQVMNQDEVHYPLNQQDWHDEEMMKHSQQACFPWMEENNHYNHHQL; from the exons ATGACGGGGAAGAAGCTAAATCTAGCTTACATTTCCAATGACTCAGTGAGGAAAAGAACACTAAATAAAAGGAAGAAAGGACTTCTGAAGAAACTTGATGAGCTCAAGATTCTCTGTGATGTTGATATGTGTGCGGTCATCTACAGTCCATACAACTCAACACCAGAGGTATGGCCATCAAACTCGGAGGTGCATAAAGTGATGGAGAAGTTCGAGAAGGTACCAGAGGAGGAGCGGACAAAGAGATTGGTTAACCACGAAGAGTATCTCATTCAGGCAATCACAAAAGTCAAAAGTAAGATTCAAAGATTAACTGAAGATAATAATGACAAACTTATGAAAGAGCTCATGTTCGCTCGTCTTAATGAGGACATGGGAGATTTGGCTATAGATGATAGTAATCGTGGTATCTTGTGTGAGTTTATTGATGGATATCTCAGGAAAGTTTATCATCATAGAAACGTAGCTCTAAAAGATCTGCATCTTGAAACCGGTGAATCTTCTTCAATGGCTATGGCCATGGACATGCCACCAATCGCTATGGCTGAAGCGGGCTCTTCCTCTTTCTTCAACTCTCCTCAACAAACCAACGAGTTTCAGCCGCTAGTCACTTTAAACTATGGACCAGAACATATTAGTTCTCATGGAAGTCAGTCTCTGAATGTTCCAACCTTCAACTTTTCTCAACAAACCAATGAAGTGCAGCCTACAATCTCTTCAAACCAGGGGGTAGAACATGTTCATTATCTTGGAAAAAACTTTATGAGTGCACCAATCTTCAATTCTCCTCGACTAACCAATGAGTTGCAACCTCTGGTCACTTCAAACCAGGGACTAGAACATAATAGTTCTCATGGAAGCCAGTTTCTGAATGTCCCAACCTTCAAATTTTCTCAACAAACTAATGAAGTGCAGCCTACAATCTCTTCAAACCAGGGGCTAGAACATGTTTATTCTCTAGGAAACAACTTTATGAATGCACCAATTTTCAATCCTCCTCAACAGACCAACGAGATCCAGCAGCCCATAATCTCTTCGAACCAGGAAGCTAACCATGTTGAGTCTCTCGCAAGTGATCTATTCCCATTTAGCAACCATGGAGTTAATACTCAAGTTATGAATCAG GATGAAGTTCACTATCCACTAAATCAACAAGATTGGCACGATGAGGAGATGATGAAACATTCTCAGCAAGCATGTTTTCCTTGGATGGAAGAAAATAACCATTACAATCACCACCAGCTCTAA